Proteins from a single region of Thunnus maccoyii chromosome 23, fThuMac1.1, whole genome shotgun sequence:
- the trim24 gene encoding transcription intermediary factor 1-alpha isoform X11 — translation MDESAENAANDDIVIIVENEAESLPAEEERLKQQGTFGLMDTCPICKLSFHNREPKLLPCLHSFCKRCLPAPFRSADPRRDSQGQVDNNKSLGAIRCPVCRQECWEMDVLDNFFVKDSAEVPSSTVEKTSQVCMSCEDNTEATGYCVECVEFLCVTCIEAHQRVKFTRDHTIRQKEEMSPGKAVGISTQKPVFCDIHKQEPLKLFCETCDRLTCRDCQLLKHKDHNYQFLEDAYRNHRQYLENMTQQLQEKRKAIEEVSSCISTGLQQVEENRKSVTNEIKKSICNLIMEINRKGKILVNQLEALTKDHELGLKKQQEDVNSLTRHLDHVIRFTKWATASHSGTALLYCKRLILFQIHYLMRASCSPSIVPQSSVRFQCRSGFWATNVDLGSLVVERGPGRPTVSNHQAGSRPEAPTGGLSVSAQQRQSTLAQLQMQVEKLSQQPHRQPPPNHWSWYQNVRLPGPPGPPPPTRPIHGGSSPSQCPTSMAQPGPGRRYGSSHPNPNPRSPTSSMLHNTGFTPPHGTSRYPQPLSTGAATQTSLHQRGLTESSNPFLKRGEASGSVPSITISIPKPSFAPSLASAAADKTSTLNHITVQGRQNSPMAKPSSSDRSTGTTSWKQTSEPPSAPSAKRRRRSSPGPVIVIKDEPEDEDEVRFVQSNLPDSSTGAQSKPRQQLKVCPQVPAPRSDLTPGKEQHPQPAAQQPESEKRAEPEEDPNEDWCAVCQNGGELLCCDKCPKVFHLSCHIPTLNESPSGEWFCSFCRDLISPEMVYDCDSKDEPGAERLPPVDRRRCERLLLRLFCNDFSTDFQQAASPSETRRYKELIKTPMDLSIVKRKLESKLKEGECYVSPEGFVADVRLIFLNCAKYYKATSEVGSAGLYLEDYFEEQLKLVYPDKIFPGGREEQMIPPLEDEIDEEEEQVMDEGMAPIEDDKPAGPAGKGIPPVEEDLAHPEEGTAPAEGEKPETEEKVADTSIKGTDQKVAAAEEGMPPAEEVKQDEKTPSEEVKSSPAADSKSTDRATASPPKEENLQLHTDKTAGPSESQAKETTPANTAKEKEG, via the exons atggatgAAAGTGCTGAAAATGCTGCCAACGATGACATTGTCATCATCGTAGAAAACGAGGCGGAAAGTTTaccagcagaggaggagaggctgaAACAGCAAGGCACCTTCGGGCTCATGGACACTTGTCCCATTTGCAAGTTGAGCTTCCACAATAGGGAGCCCAAACTGCTGCCGTGTCTCCACTCCTTTTGCAAGAGGTGTCTGCCTGCCCCGTTCAGGAGTGCTGACCCGAGGCGTGACTCGCAAGGTCAAGTCGACAACAACAAATCAT TAGGTGCCATCCGATGTCCAGTTTGCAGACAGGAATGCTGGGAGATGGACGTGTTGGATAATTTCTTTGTCAAGGACTCTGCCGAGGTACCAAGCAGCACCGTAGAGAAAACCAGCCAG GTGTGCATGAGCTGTGAGGACAACACGGAGGCAACAGGTTACTGCGTGGAATGTGTGGAGTTTCTGTGTGTGACGTGTATTGAGGCGCATCAAAGGGTAAAGTTCACCAGGGATCACACCATACGCCAGAAAGAGGAGATGTCTCCAGGTA AAGCAGTAGGTATTTCCACGCAGAAGCCCGTGTTTTGTGACATCCATAAGCAGGAgccactgaagctgttctgtgAGACGTGTGACCGACTCACCTGTCGAGACTGTCAGCTGCTTAAACACAAGGATCACAA CTACCAGTTTTTGGAGGATGCATACAGGAATCACAGGCAGTATCTGGAAAACATGACGCAGCAGCtgcaagagaaaagaaaagccaTTGAGGAAGTTTCCAGCTGTATCAGCACTGG ACTCCAGCAAGTTGAAGAAAACCGGAAGTCTGTAACTAATGAAATAAAGAAGTCCATCTGTAACTTGATAATGGAGATCAACAGGAAGGGAAAGATCCTGGTTAACCAGCTTGAG GCTCTGACCAAAGACCATGAGTTGGGTTTGAAAAAGCAGCAAGAAGACGTCAACTCTCTGACCAGGCACCTAGACCATGTCATCAGATTTACCAAATGGGCCACAGCTAGCCATAGTGGAACAGCCCTCCTATACTGCAAGAGACTG ATTCTTTTCCAGATCCATTACCTGATGAGAGCTAGCTGTAGTCCCTCCATCGTTCCTCAGAGCTCTGTTCGCTTCCAGTGTCGCTCTGGGTTCTGGGCCACAAACGTAGATCTCG GTTCTCTGGTAGTAGAAAGGGGCCCAGGACGACCGACCGTCAGCAACCACCAGGCAGGTTCCAGACCAGAGGCGCCCACTGGAGGTCTGTCGGTCTCAGCTCAGCAGCGACAGAGCACGCTGGCTCAGCTCCAGATGCAG GTGGAAAAACTCTCCCAGCAGCCCCACAGGCAGCCCCCTCCTAACCACTGGTCCTGGTACCAAAATGTCAGACTCCCAGGACCCCCGGGCCCTCCGCCTCCAACCAGACCCATCCACGGAGGGTCCTCCCCGTCCCAATGCCCCACCAGCATGGCACAGCCGGGACCGGGACGCAGGTACGGGAGTTCCcaccctaaccccaaccccagaAGCCCCACGTCCTCCATGCTTCACAACACCGGATTCACGCCTCCTCAC GGTACGTCCCGTTACCCACAGCCTCTGTCCACCGGAGCAGCCACACAGACGTCACTGCACCAG CGGGGCCTGACGGAGTCGTCTAACCCTTTCCTGAAGAGGGGTGAAGCTAGCGGATCTGTCCCCTCCATTACCATCTCCATCCCGAAACCCAGCTTCGCTCCAAGTCTGGCTTCAGCGGCCGCAGACAAAACGAGCACGCTCAATCACATAACAG TTCAAGGAAGGCAGAACTCACCCATGGCCAAACCGTCTTCTTCAGACAGAAGCACCGG GACGACTTCCTGGAAGCAGACATCTGAGCCACCATCTGCCCCCTCAGCCAAGCGACGAAGGAGGTCGTCCCCCGGGCCCGTTATCGTCATCAAGGACGAACCAGAGGATGAGGACGAAGTTCGTTTT GTGCAGTCCAACCTTCCAGACAGCAGCACCGGGGCTCAGTCCAAACCCCGTCAGCAGCTGAAAGTCTGTCCCCAAGTCCCAGCCCCTCGATCGGACCTCACCCCCGGGAAAGAGCAGCATCCTCAACCCGCAGCCCAGCAGCCGGAGTCTGAAAAGAGAGCGGAGCCGGAAGAAGATCCTAATGAGGACTGGTGCGCCGTCTGTCAGAACGGAGGGGAGCTGCTCTGTTGCGACAAGTGTCCCAAAGTTTTCCATCTGTCCTGCCACATCCCCACTCTGAACGAGTCCCCCAG CGGCGAATGGTTCTGTTCATTCTGCCGAGACCTCATCTCTCCTGAGATGGTGTACGACTGCGACAGCAAGGACGAACCCGGGGCTGAGAGATTGCCACCTGTTGACAGAAGG AGATGTGAGAGGCTGTTACTACGTCTGTTCTGTAATGACTTCAGCACCGACTTCCAGCAGGCTGCTTCTCCATCG GAGACAAGAAGGTACAAAGAGCTGATCAAGACCCCGATGGATTTATCAATAGTTAAGAGGAAGCTGGAGTCAAAGCTGAAGGAGGGTGAATGTTACGTCAGTCCTGAGGGGTTTGTCGCTGACGTCAGACTCATATTTCTCAACTGTGCAAAGTACTACAAG GCGACCTCAGAGGTGGGGAGTGCAGGCTTGTACTTGGAGGACTACTTTGAGGAACAACTGAAGCTTGTATACCCAGACAAGATTTTTCCCGGAGGAAGGGAAGAACAGATGATCCCTCCTTTAGAGGATGAGatagatgaagaggaggaacagGTGATGGACGAAGGTATGGCTCCCATAGAGGACGATAAACCAGCAGGTCCTGCGGGGAAAGGAATCCCCCCTGTAGAGGAGGACTTAGCTCATCCAGAAGAAGGAACAGCCCCGGCGGAGGGAGAAAAGCCAGAAACGGAGGAGAAGGTGGCCGATACGAGCATAAAGGGAACGGACCAAAAGGTAGCGGCCGCAGAGGAAGGCATGCCGCCTGCGGAGGAGGTAAAGCAGGATGAGAAAACTCCTTCAGAGGAGGTGAAAAGTTCTCCAGCTGCTGATAGCAAATCAACAGACAGGGCGACCGCCAGCCCCCCGAAAGAGGAGAACCTTCAGCTCCATACAGACAAGACTGCAGGTCCATCTGAAAGCCAGGCGAAGGAGACCACTCCTGCAAACACAGCCAAAGAAAAGGAGGGATAG
- the trim24 gene encoding transcription intermediary factor 1-alpha isoform X6, translating into MDESAENAANDDIVIIVENEAESLPAEEERLKQQGTFGLMDTCPICKLSFHNREPKLLPCLHSFCKRCLPAPFRSADPRRDSQGQVDNNKSLGAIRCPVCRQECWEMDVLDNFFVKDSAEVPSSTVEKTSQVCMSCEDNTEATGYCVECVEFLCVTCIEAHQRVKFTRDHTIRQKEEMSPEAVGISTQKPVFCDIHKQEPLKLFCETCDRLTCRDCQLLKHKDHNYQFLEDAYRNHRQYLENMTQQLQEKRKAIEEVSSCISTGLQQVEENRKSVTNEIKKSICNLIMEINRKGKILVNQLEALTKDHELGLKKQQEDVNSLTRHLDHVIRFTKWATASHSGTALLYCKRLILFQIHYLMRASCSPSIVPQSSVRFQCRSGFWATNVDLGSLVVERGPGRPTVSNHQAGSRPEAPTGGLSVSAQQRQSTLAQLQMQVEKLSQQPHRQPPPNHWSWYQNVRLPGPPGPPPPTRPIHGGSSPSQCPTSMAQPGPGRRYGSSHPNPNPRSPTSSMLHNTGFTPPHSLRDLILSSSFPPKPMDVLQGTSRYPQPLSTGAATQTSLHQRGLTESSNPFLKRGEASGSVPSITISIPKPSFAPSLASAAADKTSTLNHITVQGRQNSPMAKPSSSDRSTGTTSWKQTSEPPSAPSAKRRRRSSPGPVIVIKDEPEDEDEVRFVQSNLPDSSTGAQSKPRQQLKVCPQVPAPRSDLTPGKEQHPQPAAQQPESEKRAEPEEDPNEDWCAVCQNGGELLCCDKCPKVFHLSCHIPTLNESPSGEWFCSFCRDLISPEMVYDCDSKDEPGAERLPPVDRRRCERLLLRLFCNDFSTDFQQAASPSETRRYKELIKTPMDLSIVKRKLESKLKEGECYVSPEGFVADVRLIFLNCAKYYKATSEVGSAGLYLEDYFEEQLKLVYPDKIFPGGREEQMIPPLEDEIDEEEEQVMDEGMAPIEDDKPAGPAGKGIPPVEEDLAHPEEGTAPAEGEKPETEEKVADTSIKGTDQKVAAAEEGMPPAEEVKQDEKTPSEEVKSSPAADSKSTDRATASPPKEENLQLHTDKTAGPSESQAKETTPANTAKEKEG; encoded by the exons atggatgAAAGTGCTGAAAATGCTGCCAACGATGACATTGTCATCATCGTAGAAAACGAGGCGGAAAGTTTaccagcagaggaggagaggctgaAACAGCAAGGCACCTTCGGGCTCATGGACACTTGTCCCATTTGCAAGTTGAGCTTCCACAATAGGGAGCCCAAACTGCTGCCGTGTCTCCACTCCTTTTGCAAGAGGTGTCTGCCTGCCCCGTTCAGGAGTGCTGACCCGAGGCGTGACTCGCAAGGTCAAGTCGACAACAACAAATCAT TAGGTGCCATCCGATGTCCAGTTTGCAGACAGGAATGCTGGGAGATGGACGTGTTGGATAATTTCTTTGTCAAGGACTCTGCCGAGGTACCAAGCAGCACCGTAGAGAAAACCAGCCAG GTGTGCATGAGCTGTGAGGACAACACGGAGGCAACAGGTTACTGCGTGGAATGTGTGGAGTTTCTGTGTGTGACGTGTATTGAGGCGCATCAAAGGGTAAAGTTCACCAGGGATCACACCATACGCCAGAAAGAGGAGATGTCTCCAG AAGCAGTAGGTATTTCCACGCAGAAGCCCGTGTTTTGTGACATCCATAAGCAGGAgccactgaagctgttctgtgAGACGTGTGACCGACTCACCTGTCGAGACTGTCAGCTGCTTAAACACAAGGATCACAA CTACCAGTTTTTGGAGGATGCATACAGGAATCACAGGCAGTATCTGGAAAACATGACGCAGCAGCtgcaagagaaaagaaaagccaTTGAGGAAGTTTCCAGCTGTATCAGCACTGG ACTCCAGCAAGTTGAAGAAAACCGGAAGTCTGTAACTAATGAAATAAAGAAGTCCATCTGTAACTTGATAATGGAGATCAACAGGAAGGGAAAGATCCTGGTTAACCAGCTTGAG GCTCTGACCAAAGACCATGAGTTGGGTTTGAAAAAGCAGCAAGAAGACGTCAACTCTCTGACCAGGCACCTAGACCATGTCATCAGATTTACCAAATGGGCCACAGCTAGCCATAGTGGAACAGCCCTCCTATACTGCAAGAGACTG ATTCTTTTCCAGATCCATTACCTGATGAGAGCTAGCTGTAGTCCCTCCATCGTTCCTCAGAGCTCTGTTCGCTTCCAGTGTCGCTCTGGGTTCTGGGCCACAAACGTAGATCTCG GTTCTCTGGTAGTAGAAAGGGGCCCAGGACGACCGACCGTCAGCAACCACCAGGCAGGTTCCAGACCAGAGGCGCCCACTGGAGGTCTGTCGGTCTCAGCTCAGCAGCGACAGAGCACGCTGGCTCAGCTCCAGATGCAG GTGGAAAAACTCTCCCAGCAGCCCCACAGGCAGCCCCCTCCTAACCACTGGTCCTGGTACCAAAATGTCAGACTCCCAGGACCCCCGGGCCCTCCGCCTCCAACCAGACCCATCCACGGAGGGTCCTCCCCGTCCCAATGCCCCACCAGCATGGCACAGCCGGGACCGGGACGCAGGTACGGGAGTTCCcaccctaaccccaaccccagaAGCCCCACGTCCTCCATGCTTCACAACACCGGATTCACGCCTCCTCAC TCTCTGAGAGATCTGATCCTTAGCTCCAGCTTCCCTCCTAAACCCATGGATGTGTTGCAGGGTACGTCCCGTTACCCACAGCCTCTGTCCACCGGAGCAGCCACACAGACGTCACTGCACCAG CGGGGCCTGACGGAGTCGTCTAACCCTTTCCTGAAGAGGGGTGAAGCTAGCGGATCTGTCCCCTCCATTACCATCTCCATCCCGAAACCCAGCTTCGCTCCAAGTCTGGCTTCAGCGGCCGCAGACAAAACGAGCACGCTCAATCACATAACAG TTCAAGGAAGGCAGAACTCACCCATGGCCAAACCGTCTTCTTCAGACAGAAGCACCGG GACGACTTCCTGGAAGCAGACATCTGAGCCACCATCTGCCCCCTCAGCCAAGCGACGAAGGAGGTCGTCCCCCGGGCCCGTTATCGTCATCAAGGACGAACCAGAGGATGAGGACGAAGTTCGTTTT GTGCAGTCCAACCTTCCAGACAGCAGCACCGGGGCTCAGTCCAAACCCCGTCAGCAGCTGAAAGTCTGTCCCCAAGTCCCAGCCCCTCGATCGGACCTCACCCCCGGGAAAGAGCAGCATCCTCAACCCGCAGCCCAGCAGCCGGAGTCTGAAAAGAGAGCGGAGCCGGAAGAAGATCCTAATGAGGACTGGTGCGCCGTCTGTCAGAACGGAGGGGAGCTGCTCTGTTGCGACAAGTGTCCCAAAGTTTTCCATCTGTCCTGCCACATCCCCACTCTGAACGAGTCCCCCAG CGGCGAATGGTTCTGTTCATTCTGCCGAGACCTCATCTCTCCTGAGATGGTGTACGACTGCGACAGCAAGGACGAACCCGGGGCTGAGAGATTGCCACCTGTTGACAGAAGG AGATGTGAGAGGCTGTTACTACGTCTGTTCTGTAATGACTTCAGCACCGACTTCCAGCAGGCTGCTTCTCCATCG GAGACAAGAAGGTACAAAGAGCTGATCAAGACCCCGATGGATTTATCAATAGTTAAGAGGAAGCTGGAGTCAAAGCTGAAGGAGGGTGAATGTTACGTCAGTCCTGAGGGGTTTGTCGCTGACGTCAGACTCATATTTCTCAACTGTGCAAAGTACTACAAG GCGACCTCAGAGGTGGGGAGTGCAGGCTTGTACTTGGAGGACTACTTTGAGGAACAACTGAAGCTTGTATACCCAGACAAGATTTTTCCCGGAGGAAGGGAAGAACAGATGATCCCTCCTTTAGAGGATGAGatagatgaagaggaggaacagGTGATGGACGAAGGTATGGCTCCCATAGAGGACGATAAACCAGCAGGTCCTGCGGGGAAAGGAATCCCCCCTGTAGAGGAGGACTTAGCTCATCCAGAAGAAGGAACAGCCCCGGCGGAGGGAGAAAAGCCAGAAACGGAGGAGAAGGTGGCCGATACGAGCATAAAGGGAACGGACCAAAAGGTAGCGGCCGCAGAGGAAGGCATGCCGCCTGCGGAGGAGGTAAAGCAGGATGAGAAAACTCCTTCAGAGGAGGTGAAAAGTTCTCCAGCTGCTGATAGCAAATCAACAGACAGGGCGACCGCCAGCCCCCCGAAAGAGGAGAACCTTCAGCTCCATACAGACAAGACTGCAGGTCCATCTGAAAGCCAGGCGAAGGAGACCACTCCTGCAAACACAGCCAAAGAAAAGGAGGGATAG
- the trim24 gene encoding transcription intermediary factor 1-alpha isoform X9 produces the protein MDESAENAANDDIVIIVENEAESLPAEEERLKQQGTFGLMDTCPICKLSFHNREPKLLPCLHSFCKRCLPAPFRSADPRRDSQGQVDNNKSLGAIRCPVCRQECWEMDVLDNFFVKDSAEVPSSTVEKTSQVCMSCEDNTEATGYCVECVEFLCVTCIEAHQRVKFTRDHTIRQKEEMSPGKAVGISTQKPVFCDIHKQEPLKLFCETCDRLTCRDCQLLKHKDHNYQFLEDAYRNHRQYLENMTQQLQEKRKAIEEVSSCISTGLQQVEENRKSVTNEIKKSICNLIMEINRKGKILVNQLEALTKDHELGLKKQQEDVNSLTRHLDHVIRFTKWATASHSGTALLYCKRLILFQIHYLMRASCSPSIVPQSSVRFQCRSGFWATNVDLGSLVVERGPGRPTVSNHQAGSRPEAPTGGLSVSAQQRQSTLAQLQMQPHRQPPPNHWSWYQNVRLPGPPGPPPPTRPIHGGSSPSQCPTSMAQPGPGRRYGSSHPNPNPRSPTSSMLHNTGFTPPHSLRDLILSSSFPPKPMDVLQGTSRYPQPLSTGAATQTSLHQQRGLTESSNPFLKRGEASGSVPSITISIPKPSFAPSLASAAADKTSTLNHITVQGRQNSPMAKPSSSDRSTGTTSWKQTSEPPSAPSAKRRRRSSPGPVIVIKDEPEDEDEVRFVQSNLPDSSTGAQSKPRQQLKVCPQVPAPRSDLTPGKEQHPQPAAQQPESEKRAEPEEDPNEDWCAVCQNGGELLCCDKCPKVFHLSCHIPTLNESPSGEWFCSFCRDLISPEMVYDCDSKDEPGAERLPPVDRRRCERLLLRLFCNDFSTDFQQAASPSETRRYKELIKTPMDLSIVKRKLESKLKEGECYVSPEGFVADVRLIFLNCAKYYKATSEVGSAGLYLEDYFEEQLKLVYPDKIFPGGREEQMIPPLEDEIDEEEEQVMDEGMAPIEDDKPAGPAGKGIPPVEEDLAHPEEGTAPAEGEKPETEEKVADTSIKGTDQKVAAAEEGMPPAEEVKQDEKTPSEEVKSSPAADSKSTDRATASPPKEENLQLHTDKTAGPSESQAKETTPANTAKEKEG, from the exons atggatgAAAGTGCTGAAAATGCTGCCAACGATGACATTGTCATCATCGTAGAAAACGAGGCGGAAAGTTTaccagcagaggaggagaggctgaAACAGCAAGGCACCTTCGGGCTCATGGACACTTGTCCCATTTGCAAGTTGAGCTTCCACAATAGGGAGCCCAAACTGCTGCCGTGTCTCCACTCCTTTTGCAAGAGGTGTCTGCCTGCCCCGTTCAGGAGTGCTGACCCGAGGCGTGACTCGCAAGGTCAAGTCGACAACAACAAATCAT TAGGTGCCATCCGATGTCCAGTTTGCAGACAGGAATGCTGGGAGATGGACGTGTTGGATAATTTCTTTGTCAAGGACTCTGCCGAGGTACCAAGCAGCACCGTAGAGAAAACCAGCCAG GTGTGCATGAGCTGTGAGGACAACACGGAGGCAACAGGTTACTGCGTGGAATGTGTGGAGTTTCTGTGTGTGACGTGTATTGAGGCGCATCAAAGGGTAAAGTTCACCAGGGATCACACCATACGCCAGAAAGAGGAGATGTCTCCAGGTA AAGCAGTAGGTATTTCCACGCAGAAGCCCGTGTTTTGTGACATCCATAAGCAGGAgccactgaagctgttctgtgAGACGTGTGACCGACTCACCTGTCGAGACTGTCAGCTGCTTAAACACAAGGATCACAA CTACCAGTTTTTGGAGGATGCATACAGGAATCACAGGCAGTATCTGGAAAACATGACGCAGCAGCtgcaagagaaaagaaaagccaTTGAGGAAGTTTCCAGCTGTATCAGCACTGG ACTCCAGCAAGTTGAAGAAAACCGGAAGTCTGTAACTAATGAAATAAAGAAGTCCATCTGTAACTTGATAATGGAGATCAACAGGAAGGGAAAGATCCTGGTTAACCAGCTTGAG GCTCTGACCAAAGACCATGAGTTGGGTTTGAAAAAGCAGCAAGAAGACGTCAACTCTCTGACCAGGCACCTAGACCATGTCATCAGATTTACCAAATGGGCCACAGCTAGCCATAGTGGAACAGCCCTCCTATACTGCAAGAGACTG ATTCTTTTCCAGATCCATTACCTGATGAGAGCTAGCTGTAGTCCCTCCATCGTTCCTCAGAGCTCTGTTCGCTTCCAGTGTCGCTCTGGGTTCTGGGCCACAAACGTAGATCTCG GTTCTCTGGTAGTAGAAAGGGGCCCAGGACGACCGACCGTCAGCAACCACCAGGCAGGTTCCAGACCAGAGGCGCCCACTGGAGGTCTGTCGGTCTCAGCTCAGCAGCGACAGAGCACGCTGGCTCAGCTCCAGATGCAG CCCCACAGGCAGCCCCCTCCTAACCACTGGTCCTGGTACCAAAATGTCAGACTCCCAGGACCCCCGGGCCCTCCGCCTCCAACCAGACCCATCCACGGAGGGTCCTCCCCGTCCCAATGCCCCACCAGCATGGCACAGCCGGGACCGGGACGCAGGTACGGGAGTTCCcaccctaaccccaaccccagaAGCCCCACGTCCTCCATGCTTCACAACACCGGATTCACGCCTCCTCAC TCTCTGAGAGATCTGATCCTTAGCTCCAGCTTCCCTCCTAAACCCATGGATGTGTTGCAGGGTACGTCCCGTTACCCACAGCCTCTGTCCACCGGAGCAGCCACACAGACGTCACTGCACCAG cAGCGGGGCCTGACGGAGTCGTCTAACCCTTTCCTGAAGAGGGGTGAAGCTAGCGGATCTGTCCCCTCCATTACCATCTCCATCCCGAAACCCAGCTTCGCTCCAAGTCTGGCTTCAGCGGCCGCAGACAAAACGAGCACGCTCAATCACATAACAG TTCAAGGAAGGCAGAACTCACCCATGGCCAAACCGTCTTCTTCAGACAGAAGCACCGG GACGACTTCCTGGAAGCAGACATCTGAGCCACCATCTGCCCCCTCAGCCAAGCGACGAAGGAGGTCGTCCCCCGGGCCCGTTATCGTCATCAAGGACGAACCAGAGGATGAGGACGAAGTTCGTTTT GTGCAGTCCAACCTTCCAGACAGCAGCACCGGGGCTCAGTCCAAACCCCGTCAGCAGCTGAAAGTCTGTCCCCAAGTCCCAGCCCCTCGATCGGACCTCACCCCCGGGAAAGAGCAGCATCCTCAACCCGCAGCCCAGCAGCCGGAGTCTGAAAAGAGAGCGGAGCCGGAAGAAGATCCTAATGAGGACTGGTGCGCCGTCTGTCAGAACGGAGGGGAGCTGCTCTGTTGCGACAAGTGTCCCAAAGTTTTCCATCTGTCCTGCCACATCCCCACTCTGAACGAGTCCCCCAG CGGCGAATGGTTCTGTTCATTCTGCCGAGACCTCATCTCTCCTGAGATGGTGTACGACTGCGACAGCAAGGACGAACCCGGGGCTGAGAGATTGCCACCTGTTGACAGAAGG AGATGTGAGAGGCTGTTACTACGTCTGTTCTGTAATGACTTCAGCACCGACTTCCAGCAGGCTGCTTCTCCATCG GAGACAAGAAGGTACAAAGAGCTGATCAAGACCCCGATGGATTTATCAATAGTTAAGAGGAAGCTGGAGTCAAAGCTGAAGGAGGGTGAATGTTACGTCAGTCCTGAGGGGTTTGTCGCTGACGTCAGACTCATATTTCTCAACTGTGCAAAGTACTACAAG GCGACCTCAGAGGTGGGGAGTGCAGGCTTGTACTTGGAGGACTACTTTGAGGAACAACTGAAGCTTGTATACCCAGACAAGATTTTTCCCGGAGGAAGGGAAGAACAGATGATCCCTCCTTTAGAGGATGAGatagatgaagaggaggaacagGTGATGGACGAAGGTATGGCTCCCATAGAGGACGATAAACCAGCAGGTCCTGCGGGGAAAGGAATCCCCCCTGTAGAGGAGGACTTAGCTCATCCAGAAGAAGGAACAGCCCCGGCGGAGGGAGAAAAGCCAGAAACGGAGGAGAAGGTGGCCGATACGAGCATAAAGGGAACGGACCAAAAGGTAGCGGCCGCAGAGGAAGGCATGCCGCCTGCGGAGGAGGTAAAGCAGGATGAGAAAACTCCTTCAGAGGAGGTGAAAAGTTCTCCAGCTGCTGATAGCAAATCAACAGACAGGGCGACCGCCAGCCCCCCGAAAGAGGAGAACCTTCAGCTCCATACAGACAAGACTGCAGGTCCATCTGAAAGCCAGGCGAAGGAGACCACTCCTGCAAACACAGCCAAAGAAAAGGAGGGATAG